A genomic stretch from Anaerolinea thermophila UNI-1 includes:
- a CDS encoding rod shape-determining protein, which yields MAFDPFRWLLGLFSLDIGIDLGTANTLVHVRGKGIVINEPSWVTIEKPTRRPLEVGLRAKEMVGRTPANVIAVRPLRDGVVSEFEITRAMLEYFISKAHQQSIVPAPSPRVVIGIPSGATEVERRAVLDAASAAGAREVYLVEEPRAAALGAGLPVSEVRGTMIVDIGGGTTEVAIISMGEIVVSRSLRVAGDELDQDIIQYIRNKYNLFIGERMAEQVKIQIGSAYPLPQEKTMVVRGRNLISGLPESLEVSSVEIREAISGSLQVIVDTIKDALDEAPPEIVADLIETGVCLAGGGALLQGLSEWLSEELGLRVWVAEDPMTCVARGAGIVLENLDRYRNYLAPVERNGSRA from the coding sequence TTGGCGTTTGATCCATTTCGATGGTTGTTAGGTTTATTCTCCCTGGATATTGGCATTGATCTGGGGACAGCGAACACCTTGGTGCATGTTCGCGGGAAAGGTATTGTGATTAATGAACCCTCATGGGTGACGATAGAAAAGCCTACCCGTCGTCCGCTGGAGGTAGGATTGCGCGCCAAGGAAATGGTGGGGCGTACCCCCGCAAATGTCATTGCTGTGCGTCCTTTGCGGGATGGTGTGGTTTCTGAGTTTGAAATAACCCGCGCCATGTTGGAGTACTTTATCAGCAAAGCGCATCAGCAATCGATTGTGCCTGCGCCCAGTCCTCGTGTTGTCATTGGGATTCCTTCGGGTGCAACCGAAGTGGAGCGCCGTGCAGTGCTGGATGCCGCCTCTGCGGCTGGAGCGCGAGAGGTGTACTTAGTGGAAGAGCCGCGTGCTGCAGCCCTGGGTGCGGGTTTGCCCGTCTCAGAAGTGCGTGGCACGATGATTGTAGATATTGGCGGTGGCACAACGGAAGTCGCCATTATCTCCATGGGAGAGATTGTGGTTTCGCGCTCTCTGCGTGTAGCCGGAGATGAACTGGATCAGGACATTATTCAGTACATTCGTAACAAGTACAACCTGTTTATTGGTGAGCGCATGGCAGAACAGGTCAAGATTCAAATTGGCTCTGCCTACCCTCTGCCGCAGGAAAAGACCATGGTGGTTCGAGGGCGCAATCTCATCAGCGGGTTGCCTGAGTCTCTGGAAGTGTCGTCGGTGGAAATTCGTGAGGCGATTTCTGGTTCATTACAGGTCATTGTAGATACGATTAAGGATGCGCTTGATGAAGCGCCGCCTGAAATCGTGGCAGATCTTATTGAAACCGGAGTGTGTCTGGCTGGCGGTGGAGCGCTCTTACAGGGGTTATCGGAGTGGTTGAGTGAAGAGTTGGGATTACGTGTATGGGTTGCCGAGGATCCGATGACCTGTGTGGCTCGGGGCGCCGGCATTGTGCTGGAAAACTTGGATCGTTATCGCAACTACCTTGCTCCAGTAGAACGGAACGGTTCCCGAGCGTAA
- a CDS encoding hoxW protein: MKTLVIGYGNIDRQDDGVAWHFLRALAEHLGYTLPEYPEENPVLSTPALDMHFYLQLMPEMAEWMADFSRIVFVDAHTGSVPEEIHLEEVQPVFQSSPLTHHLTPAACLSLVYALYGQQPRAVLLSLRGYAFGFDRTLSPQTDSLLSKALQVLETWLHQTAEDNSFSEP; the protein is encoded by the coding sequence GTGAAAACACTGGTGATTGGATATGGAAATATCGACCGTCAGGATGACGGCGTTGCCTGGCATTTCCTACGCGCACTGGCAGAGCATCTGGGCTACACCCTGCCGGAATATCCTGAAGAGAATCCGGTATTGAGTACACCTGCGCTGGACATGCACTTTTATCTTCAACTGATGCCTGAAATGGCAGAGTGGATGGCAGATTTCTCCCGCATCGTGTTTGTAGATGCGCACACCGGCAGTGTTCCGGAAGAAATTCATCTGGAAGAGGTTCAACCGGTATTCCAATCTTCGCCTCTCACTCATCACCTGACTCCCGCCGCCTGTCTTTCGCTGGTTTATGCATTGTATGGGCAACAGCCCCGTGCCGTCCTCCTCTCCCTGCGAGGGTATGCCTTTGGCTTTGATCGCACGCTTTCCCCCCAAACCGACAGCCTGCTCTCCAAAGCGTTGCAGGTATTGGAAACCTGGCTCCATCAAACTGCTGAAGACAATTCTTTTTCCGAGCCCTAA
- the prmC gene encoding peptide chain release factor N(5)-glutamine methyltransferase → MKNSPTLGAWLQQARETFAQQSDTAGIEVQVLAAHVLKRPRAWIAAHPETLLSDEQASHLNTLLGRLLEGVPLPYLTGKQEFFGLEFEVSPAVLIPRPETETLVEAALQWLKRFPERNRVADVGTGSGCIAVSIAYHMPNVRVLATDFSHEALKVAQRNVNRHGVSDRVQLIQCDLLSACAGMFDLVCANLPYIPTSALDETPPARFEPIAALDGGESGWEKIKALLQDAPRWLVPGGCILLEIQWDQGQTVSEIARGIFPAAEIQILQDLAHLDRVVLIQTTREKH, encoded by the coding sequence ATGAAGAATAGCCCAACGCTGGGAGCATGGCTCCAGCAGGCCCGGGAGACTTTCGCACAACAATCCGATACCGCCGGCATCGAAGTACAGGTGCTGGCGGCACATGTTTTAAAGCGCCCGCGCGCCTGGATTGCTGCCCATCCTGAGACACTCCTTTCCGATGAGCAAGCAAGCCATCTGAACACTTTGCTTGGCCGTCTGCTGGAAGGTGTTCCTCTTCCTTACTTAACCGGCAAACAGGAATTTTTCGGGCTGGAATTTGAGGTTTCCCCGGCAGTGCTGATTCCCCGCCCCGAAACCGAAACTCTGGTAGAAGCCGCTCTTCAATGGCTGAAACGCTTTCCTGAGCGCAATCGAGTAGCGGATGTGGGCACGGGTTCAGGATGTATTGCTGTTTCCATTGCTTACCATATGCCGAATGTACGGGTGCTGGCAACCGATTTCTCCCACGAAGCCCTGAAAGTGGCACAAAGAAATGTCAACAGGCATGGGGTGTCTGACCGGGTGCAATTGATTCAGTGCGATTTGCTCTCGGCATGCGCGGGAATGTTTGATCTGGTTTGCGCAAACCTGCCCTACATCCCCACCTCAGCCCTTGACGAAACCCCGCCTGCCCGCTTTGAGCCGATTGCGGCACTGGATGGTGGAGAATCGGGATGGGAAAAAATTAAAGCCCTCTTACAGGATGCTCCACGCTGGCTTGTCCCCGGTGGGTGTATCTTGCTGGAAATCCAATGGGATCAGGGGCAAACTGTTTCTGAGATTGCCCGCGGCATTTTCCCCGCCGCCGAAATTCAAATTTTACAAGACCTGGCGCATCTGGATCGGGTCGTTCTCATTCAAACCACCCGTGAAAAACATTAA
- a CDS encoding ABC transporter ATP-binding protein — protein MATIQAHEIVKRFGNQTAVNQVTFNVEAGEIFGLLGPNGAGKTTTIRIILDIFKPDSGSVEVLGGTMTEDKKNRIGYLPEERGLYQDISLEMCLNYLVRLKGLKPSYAANRVSELMKQFDLYDHRKKKVKELSKGMQQKAQLIATLAHEPDLIIVDEPFSGLDPVNTQMVKDLLRQEREKGKTIVMCTHQMHQVEELCDRLVLINHGKVMLYGKINEIRRNYASHEVIIHPLNDLPASLPGVVQVEPVNSGYLLHLERNSSPQEILKYLVETGVALEKFEIAMPTLDEIFIQVVTAQEEKA, from the coding sequence ATGGCAACCATTCAGGCTCATGAAATTGTCAAGCGGTTTGGCAACCAAACTGCGGTCAATCAAGTCACGTTTAACGTAGAAGCCGGAGAAATTTTCGGTCTGCTGGGTCCTAACGGCGCCGGCAAAACCACGACCATCCGCATCATTCTGGATATCTTCAAACCCGACAGCGGCTCGGTGGAAGTGCTGGGCGGAACAATGACTGAGGACAAGAAAAACCGCATTGGCTATTTACCGGAAGAACGGGGGTTGTATCAGGACATTTCCCTGGAAATGTGCCTGAATTATCTGGTGCGATTAAAAGGATTGAAACCTTCCTACGCCGCCAATCGGGTCAGTGAATTAATGAAGCAGTTTGACCTGTATGATCACCGCAAGAAAAAAGTGAAAGAACTGAGCAAAGGCATGCAACAGAAAGCTCAGTTGATTGCCACCCTGGCACATGAACCTGACCTGATTATTGTGGACGAACCTTTCAGCGGGCTGGACCCGGTCAACACTCAGATGGTGAAAGACCTGCTGCGTCAGGAACGCGAGAAGGGCAAAACCATCGTCATGTGTACCCATCAGATGCACCAGGTTGAGGAACTGTGCGACCGTCTGGTGCTGATCAATCATGGCAAGGTGATGTTATACGGCAAAATCAACGAAATTCGCCGTAATTACGCATCCCATGAGGTTATCATTCATCCGCTTAACGACCTGCCCGCGTCTCTGCCTGGCGTGGTACAGGTGGAACCTGTCAACTCTGGTTATCTGTTACATTTAGAGCGTAACTCGAGCCCCCAGGAAATTTTGAAGTATCTGGTAGAAACAGGCGTGGCTCTGGAGAAATTCGAAATTGCCATGCCTACGCTGGATGAGATTTTCATTCAGGTAGTTACTGCCCAAGAGGAAAAAGCATGA
- the mreC gene encoding rod shape-determining protein MreC produces the protein MTGFLERFWRTGVIFLIVAGLLFLALGGYLNPMVRLASTPWIAAQRWLMTRYLAFYELVSSPQEMAALRQQVAALEEENARLRSQVIELQQELSRAQTTSALLDFARSRPGDRFVGASVIGRDPSPFLQYVFIDKGSDDGLRRGMPVVTAEGLVGRIDAVIANGARVQLITDPGAAVNVKIASSEVEAILSGSLTGELTLEMLPQEATLKVGDVVLTSGLGGNYPENILVGQIAALRQQETTLFQTAVVQPAVDFRTLRTVLVITNFAPVNLSPLQPSAP, from the coding sequence ATGACCGGCTTTTTAGAACGGTTCTGGCGCACAGGCGTCATCTTTTTGATTGTGGCGGGGTTGCTTTTCCTGGCACTCGGGGGATATCTCAATCCTATGGTGCGCCTTGCCTCGACGCCGTGGATTGCCGCTCAGCGCTGGTTGATGACCCGTTATCTGGCGTTTTACGAACTGGTCAGTTCGCCGCAGGAAATGGCGGCGCTTCGCCAGCAGGTGGCTGCCCTGGAGGAAGAAAATGCCCGTTTGCGCAGTCAGGTCATTGAATTGCAGCAGGAATTGAGCAGAGCCCAGACCACCAGTGCTTTGCTGGATTTTGCTCGCTCTCGCCCAGGGGACCGGTTTGTTGGGGCTTCGGTCATTGGGCGTGATCCCAGCCCGTTTCTCCAGTATGTTTTCATCGACAAAGGCTCGGATGATGGCTTGCGCCGTGGTATGCCGGTGGTTACGGCTGAGGGCTTGGTGGGCAGAATTGACGCGGTGATTGCCAACGGTGCCCGCGTGCAGTTAATCACCGATCCCGGTGCTGCGGTCAATGTGAAAATTGCCAGTAGTGAGGTAGAAGCCATTCTGAGCGGTTCGCTCACCGGCGAACTTACTCTGGAAATGCTTCCTCAGGAAGCCACCCTCAAAGTGGGCGATGTGGTCTTGACCTCTGGTTTGGGAGGGAACTACCCGGAGAACATTCTGGTAGGGCAGATTGCCGCCCTGCGTCAGCAGGAAACCACGTTGTTCCAAACCGCTGTGGTTCAACCCGCGGTGGACTTTCGTACACTGCGCACAGTGCTGGTGATTACCAACTTTGCTCCTGTAAATCTTTCACCACTACAGCCTTCTGCACCCTGA
- a CDS encoding Ni/Fe hydrogenase subunit alpha, producing MVAQKITIEPVTRIEGHAKVTIHLDEAGKVRRAYMHVNEFRGFEKFCEGRMVFEMPYITPRICGICPVSHHLAASKAADIVLGCPPPRPASLLRELMHMGQIVQSHGMHFFELAGPDLLLGFDADPAIRNVIGVAQMNTELAVRAVQLRKWGQSIIAILGGKRVHPNFSVPGGVNKALSPAERDEILAGLDESIATIQTGIQIIRDWAEANMEDIRKFAVFPTGYLGLITPENGLELYDGEIRLIGQDGVQLERFSAQHYLDYIAEHVESWSYLKFPYYKKLGWPNGVYRVGPLGRLNIAEKIDTPLANQEFKRFKALNPGKPVENTLYYHYARMIECLFAAERVRFLLDDPDILSTDILNTRKEVKGEGVGVIEAPRGTLLHHYWTDQNGQIKKVNLIVSTGHNNWAMSEAVDQVAKTYITGPVTEGMLNRVEAAIRAYDPCLSCSTHAIGQMPIVLDVVDAEGNVVQTLRRD from the coding sequence ATGGTAGCACAAAAAATCACCATCGAGCCGGTAACCCGCATCGAAGGACACGCCAAGGTGACCATTCACCTGGACGAAGCAGGAAAAGTCCGGCGGGCTTACATGCATGTGAACGAATTCCGCGGTTTCGAAAAATTCTGCGAAGGCAGAATGGTGTTCGAAATGCCGTATATCACCCCGCGCATTTGCGGCATCTGCCCGGTCAGCCATCACCTGGCAGCCTCCAAAGCCGCAGATATTGTGCTGGGTTGTCCCCCTCCCCGCCCTGCTTCTCTGCTGAGAGAACTGATGCACATGGGACAAATTGTGCAGAGCCATGGCATGCACTTTTTTGAACTGGCTGGTCCCGATTTACTGCTTGGCTTTGATGCCGACCCCGCCATCCGCAACGTGATTGGCGTGGCACAGATGAACACCGAACTGGCAGTACGCGCCGTCCAACTGCGCAAATGGGGGCAGTCTATCATTGCCATACTGGGCGGCAAACGGGTGCACCCGAACTTCTCGGTACCGGGTGGGGTAAACAAAGCCCTTTCACCAGCCGAACGGGATGAAATCCTTGCCGGACTGGATGAATCCATCGCCACTATTCAGACGGGGATTCAAATCATCCGCGATTGGGCAGAAGCCAATATGGAAGACATTCGCAAATTCGCCGTCTTCCCCACTGGCTATCTGGGCTTAATCACCCCCGAAAACGGGCTGGAACTGTACGATGGCGAAATTCGCCTCATTGGACAGGATGGCGTGCAACTGGAACGCTTCAGTGCCCAGCATTACCTGGATTACATTGCCGAGCATGTCGAATCCTGGTCCTACTTGAAATTCCCCTACTATAAGAAATTGGGCTGGCCCAATGGCGTTTACCGCGTGGGACCGCTGGGACGTTTGAATATTGCCGAGAAAATTGACACCCCGCTGGCAAATCAAGAATTCAAGCGCTTCAAAGCGCTCAATCCAGGCAAGCCGGTAGAAAATACATTGTACTATCACTATGCCCGCATGATTGAATGCCTGTTTGCCGCCGAACGGGTACGCTTCCTCCTGGATGACCCCGATATTCTCAGCACCGATATTCTCAACACCCGCAAGGAAGTCAAAGGCGAAGGCGTAGGCGTGATTGAAGCGCCGCGCGGTACGTTACTGCATCATTACTGGACCGACCAGAACGGACAAATCAAGAAGGTAAACCTGATTGTCTCCACCGGACATAACAACTGGGCAATGAGCGAAGCCGTGGATCAGGTCGCCAAGACCTACATCACCGGTCCGGTTACTGAAGGAATGCTCAACCGCGTCGAGGCGGCTATCCGCGCCTACGATCCATGTCTGTCCTGCTCCACCCACGCCATCGGGCAAATGCCCATCGTGCTGGATGTGGTAGATGCAGAGGGCAATGTGGTGCAAACCCTCCGCCGCGATTAG
- a CDS encoding hydrogenase encodes MAKPKIASDWMAGCAGCHMSLLDIDERILQIAELVDIRATPITDLKEPDESGVDVGILEGGINNTANEEVAHKMRKRCKILVALGDCAVFGGVPAMRNFFKLDEVLKRAYIETESTDEEGKIPDDPELAKMTKVRAVHEVVPVDVFVPGCPPDPDVIFYVLSELAQGRIPELKDEKLHWH; translated from the coding sequence ATGGCAAAACCTAAGATTGCTTCCGATTGGATGGCAGGATGCGCAGGCTGTCACATGTCTTTACTGGACATTGACGAGCGCATCTTACAAATTGCCGAATTAGTGGATATCCGCGCCACCCCCATTACCGACCTGAAAGAACCGGATGAAAGCGGCGTGGATGTAGGTATTTTAGAGGGCGGCATCAACAATACTGCCAACGAAGAAGTTGCCCATAAGATGCGCAAGCGTTGCAAGATCCTGGTTGCCCTGGGCGATTGTGCGGTTTTTGGCGGTGTACCCGCCATGCGCAACTTCTTCAAACTGGATGAGGTTCTGAAACGCGCTTACATTGAAACCGAGAGCACCGACGAGGAAGGCAAAATCCCCGACGACCCGGAACTGGCAAAGATGACAAAAGTGCGCGCAGTTCACGAAGTGGTGCCCGTGGATGTGTTCGTTCCCGGCTGCCCGCCTGATCCAGACGTAATCTTCTACGTCCTCAGTGAACTGGCGCAGGGACGCATTCCTGAATTGAAAGATGAAAAACTCCACTGGCATTAG
- the prfA gene encoding peptide chain release factor 1, with amino-acid sequence MLEKLIAIESRFEELNRLLEENAGDYQKVIELSKERADLEPIVEKAQEYRTVLKQIEEARTLLESGDEELRELAEADLETLEPRQEVLEKELKTLLIPKDPRDERNVIVEIRAGTGGEEAALFAGDLFRMYSRYAEKRGWSVEIISQNETGIGGYKEIIFMVKGKGAYSRLKYESGVHRVQRIPVTESSGRIHTSTATVAVLAEVDEVDINIPDSDLEIEVYRSAGAGGQNVQKNSTAVRITHLPTGIVVACQDERSQLQNKLRAMSILRAKLYEIEEQKRQQELDATRRSQVGTGERAEKIRTYNFPQSRVTDHRIGISSYNLPAVLDGEIDLFIDELALRSETERLATGADEDEE; translated from the coding sequence ATGCTGGAAAAACTGATTGCAATTGAAAGCCGATTTGAAGAATTAAACCGCCTTCTGGAAGAAAACGCGGGTGATTACCAAAAGGTTATCGAACTTTCCAAAGAACGCGCCGATTTAGAACCGATTGTGGAAAAAGCGCAGGAATACCGCACGGTATTGAAACAAATCGAAGAAGCGCGCACTTTACTGGAAAGCGGCGATGAGGAATTGCGCGAACTTGCCGAAGCCGATCTGGAAACGCTTGAGCCGCGGCAGGAAGTGCTGGAGAAAGAGTTGAAAACCCTGCTGATTCCCAAAGACCCGCGCGACGAGCGCAACGTCATTGTGGAAATCCGCGCTGGTACCGGCGGCGAGGAAGCAGCATTGTTTGCCGGCGACCTGTTCCGCATGTACAGCCGGTACGCTGAAAAACGCGGCTGGAGCGTGGAAATTATCTCGCAAAACGAAACCGGGATTGGCGGGTACAAAGAAATCATCTTCATGGTGAAGGGCAAAGGGGCATACTCCCGCCTGAAGTACGAATCGGGAGTGCATCGGGTACAGCGTATTCCGGTCACCGAGTCCTCTGGGCGTATCCACACCTCCACAGCGACGGTTGCCGTGCTGGCAGAAGTGGATGAGGTAGATATCAACATTCCCGACTCGGATCTTGAAATCGAAGTGTACCGCTCGGCAGGCGCAGGGGGGCAGAACGTCCAGAAGAACTCCACTGCGGTGCGCATCACCCACCTGCCCACCGGCATTGTGGTTGCCTGTCAGGACGAGCGCTCGCAACTGCAAAACAAACTGCGCGCGATGAGCATTTTGCGCGCCAAACTTTACGAAATTGAAGAGCAAAAACGCCAGCAGGAACTGGACGCTACCCGCCGTTCTCAGGTAGGCACAGGTGAGCGCGCCGAGAAGATCCGCACCTACAACTTCCCGCAATCGCGTGTCACCGATCATCGCATCGGCATTTCCTCTTATAACCTGCCCGCCGTGCTGGACGGCGAGATTGACCTGTTCATTGACGAACTTGCCCTGCGCAGCGAGACGGAACGTCTGGCAACTGGTGCTGACGAGGATGAAGAATAG
- a CDS encoding molybdopterin-dependent oxidoreductase — MVTLTIDGRTVEVPEGTTVLRAAEKAGIKIPTLCDHPHLQPFGGCRVCVVEVEGLRTLQPSCTLPVSQNMVVRTNTPKVLAARKFVLTLIFSDRNHFCPYCQVSGGDCELQNTALDMGMTHWDYQPAWKPYPVDASHPNLVIDHNRCILCRRCVRACGELVGNYTLGIEERGANSMLIADTGVPFGESTCISCGTCSQVCPTGAIIDRRSAYQGLEKKTESTRTVCVQCSVGCGVEVLTRDNRMVRILGDWDATVNGGVICKLGRFDPLDDTRERVKTPMVRKDGKLQPASWDEALEVIAKTLKAHQGKGIAALVSPRLPAEAMTAFKSLFKEGLHAEMVTSMNGSGMASRLAAEAGVHENTLDVLHCADCVVTVGLDLYSDHQVLGFFIKRRLNTSTALVVMDSRENRFAEYARIALKPAAGKEAFALQALAAAIREGHNGTSGKFGELASKAGLSEAEIAKVADLIRKSGTTVFVYGEGLDENGAKALLEVVQQAGDNTKLVSAKGAANSLFAGQLGLSNSFNPKGCPTVFVALGDDEPSNALIQQLEGTEFLAVAASHVSRLTAMADVVLPVEMWAEQEGTYINLEGRVQKAHAALRPTEWVRSSTEAIMALGKLLDVPVSTDWQKAFQNHPSPVTLIGEPA, encoded by the coding sequence ATGGTTACCTTGACAATAGATGGCAGAACTGTTGAAGTTCCTGAAGGCACTACGGTACTGCGTGCTGCAGAAAAGGCGGGAATCAAAATTCCTACCCTCTGTGATCACCCCCACTTACAGCCCTTTGGCGGTTGCCGTGTATGCGTGGTAGAAGTGGAAGGACTACGCACCCTGCAACCTTCCTGTACATTGCCGGTAAGCCAAAATATGGTGGTGCGCACCAACACACCTAAAGTACTTGCCGCGCGCAAGTTCGTGTTAACCCTTATCTTTAGCGACCGCAACCATTTTTGCCCTTACTGCCAGGTTTCTGGAGGCGACTGCGAACTTCAGAACACTGCGCTGGACATGGGCATGACCCACTGGGATTACCAGCCTGCCTGGAAACCCTATCCGGTGGATGCTTCTCATCCCAATCTGGTCATTGACCATAACCGTTGCATCCTCTGTCGGCGTTGCGTGCGTGCGTGCGGTGAACTGGTAGGCAACTACACCCTGGGCATCGAAGAACGCGGCGCCAACAGCATGTTGATTGCCGATACCGGGGTGCCGTTCGGCGAAAGCACCTGCATCTCCTGTGGTACCTGCTCGCAGGTCTGCCCCACCGGCGCGATCATTGACCGCCGCAGTGCTTATCAGGGTCTGGAGAAAAAGACTGAAAGCACTCGAACCGTCTGCGTGCAGTGTTCGGTGGGATGTGGTGTGGAAGTACTCACCCGCGATAATCGCATGGTACGTATCCTTGGCGATTGGGATGCTACGGTCAACGGTGGCGTGATTTGCAAGCTGGGACGCTTTGACCCGCTGGATGATACACGTGAACGCGTTAAGACCCCAATGGTACGCAAAGATGGCAAACTGCAGCCCGCTTCCTGGGATGAGGCTCTCGAGGTAATTGCAAAAACCCTCAAAGCCCACCAGGGCAAAGGCATCGCGGCGCTGGTCTCTCCGCGTCTGCCTGCCGAAGCCATGACCGCCTTCAAATCTCTTTTCAAAGAGGGCTTACATGCCGAGATGGTTACCAGCATGAATGGCAGTGGTATGGCTTCCCGGCTTGCTGCTGAAGCCGGTGTGCATGAAAACACCTTAGACGTCCTTCACTGCGCCGATTGTGTGGTCACCGTTGGGCTGGATTTGTACAGCGACCATCAGGTGCTGGGCTTTTTCATCAAGCGGCGACTGAACACCTCCACTGCGCTGGTAGTCATGGATAGCCGCGAGAATCGCTTTGCGGAATACGCCCGTATCGCCCTGAAGCCTGCCGCTGGGAAAGAGGCTTTTGCCTTGCAAGCATTGGCGGCGGCGATTCGGGAAGGACACAATGGGACTTCCGGCAAATTTGGTGAACTGGCAAGCAAAGCCGGCCTTTCTGAAGCCGAGATTGCCAAAGTTGCCGATTTGATTCGCAAATCCGGAACCACCGTCTTCGTGTACGGGGAAGGACTGGACGAAAATGGTGCCAAAGCCTTACTGGAAGTTGTTCAGCAGGCGGGTGACAATACCAAACTGGTGAGTGCCAAAGGTGCGGCAAACAGCCTGTTCGCCGGGCAATTAGGGCTTTCTAACTCCTTCAATCCCAAGGGCTGCCCCACAGTATTTGTCGCACTGGGCGATGATGAACCATCCAACGCTCTGATTCAGCAACTGGAAGGCACAGAATTCCTGGCAGTGGCGGCGAGCCATGTATCCCGTCTGACGGCAATGGCAGATGTGGTCTTGCCGGTAGAGATGTGGGCAGAGCAGGAAGGCACCTACATTAACCTTGAAGGACGAGTCCAGAAAGCGCACGCTGCTTTACGCCCTACCGAATGGGTACGCTCGAGCACCGAGGCAATCATGGCACTGGGGAAACTGCTCGATGTGCCGGTGAGCACCGATTGGCAAAAAGCATTCCAGAATCATCCCTCACCTGTTACGCTGATTGGTGAACCTGCTTAA